One Pieris napi chromosome 22, ilPieNapi1.2, whole genome shotgun sequence genomic region harbors:
- the LOC125060835 gene encoding ring canal kelch homolog, producing MEGVNAVAELGGSVENSAAEGDGDHWGYRMMERCPSQSSLDESSQRREAGDREAGSQHAAQLLSALAALRQNALLCDVRLQAQAEGATEPGEGTWAHRAVLAASSPYFRAMFTQFTERTRPTVTIQNVEPEALEAIIEYVYEPESLAITEDNVQALLSGASLVQVGGVRAACCAFLAAALSPDNALGIRAFAEMHACAALAAAADDFVHKHTLDVLQTEEFLALEPAPLARLLASDHLSVPGEEPLLDALLRWLRHDPDARRERLADLLEHVRLPLLPRDVLVARAAAEPLASAPLRVKDLLIEALSFHLSRPERRAAAAAECARARPRRPPRSPRALLVVGGQAPKAVREVEALELDTGRWGAAAHLPTRRCRAGLAVVGGRLYAVGGFNGTLRVRSVDVYDVATDSWSAGPPLTARRSTLGVAAIGQVIYAVGGFDGAAGLGSAEALDPREGAWRPIAGMSTRRSSVGVAVLEGKLYAVGGYDGASRLCLSSVERYDPATDAWEPAEEMSARRSGAGVGVAGGALYAVGGHDGPAVRRSVERYRPAEGWSPAPPMAHARRNAAVAEHRGRLYVVGGDDGAANLNTVEVFDPATEQWSMLGSAMTLGRSYAGVAVVERGP from the exons AATGATGGAGCGGTGTCCGTCGCAGTCGTCGCTGGACGAGTCGTCGCAGCGGCGCGAAGCCGGCGACCGAGAGGCGGGCTCGCAACACGCGGCGCAGCTGCTCAGCGCACTCGCGGCGCTTCGCCAGAACGCGCTGCTGTGCGACGTGCGTCTGCAG GCGCAGGCCGAGGGCGCCACGGAGCCCGGCGAGGGCACGTGGGCGCATCGCGCGGTGTTGGCCGCCAGCTCGCCGTACTTCCGCGCCATGTTCACGCAGTTCACCGAGCGGACGCGCCCCACCGTCACCATACAG AACGTGGAGCCCGAGGCGTTGGAGGCCATAATCGAGTACGTGTACGAACCCGAGTCGCTCGCGATAACGGAAGACAACGTGCAGGCGCTGCTGTCGGGCGCGTCGCTGGTGCAGGTGGGCGGAGTGCGCGCCGCCTGCTGCGCCTTTCTGGCCGCCGCGCTCTCGCCCGACAACGCGCTCGGCATCCGCGCCTTCGCCGAGATGCACGCCTGCGCCGCGCTCGCCGCCGCCGCCGACGACTTCGTGCACAAGCACACGCTCGACGTGCTGCAGACCGAGGAGTTCCTCGCGCTCGAGCCGGCGCCGCTCGCTCGCCTGCTCGCCTCCGATCACCTCAGCGTGCCCGGCGAGGAGCCGCTCCTCGACGCGCTGCTGCGCTGGCTGCGGCACGATCCCGACGCGCGCCGCGAGCGCCTCGCCGACCTGCTCGAGCACGTGCGCCTGCCGCTGCTGCCGCGGGACGTGCTCGTCGCGCGCGCCGCCGCCGAGCCGCTCGCGAGCGCCCCGCTGCGCGTCAAGGACTTGCTCATCGAGGCGCTCTCCTTCCACCTGTCGCGGCCGGAGCGCCGCGCCGCCGCCGCCGCCGAGTGCGCGCGGGCCAGACCGCGACGGCCGCCGCGCTCGCCGCGCGCGCTACTAGTGGTCGGCGGCCAGGCGCCCAAGGCGGTGCGCGAGGTGGAGGCGCTCGAGCTGGACACGGGTCGCTGGGGCGCCGCCGCGCATCTGCCGACGCGCCGCTGCCGCGCCGGCCTCGCGGTCGTCGGCGGGCGGCTCTACGCCGTCGGCGGCTTCAACGGCACGCTGCGCGTGCGCAGCGTCGACGTGTACGACGTCGCGACCGATTCCTGGAGCGCGGGTCCGCCTCTGACGGCGAGGCGATCGACGCTCGGCGTGGCGGCGATCGGGCAGGTGATCTACGCCGTGGGCGGGTTCGACGGGGCCGCCGGACTCGGCTCGGCCGAGGCGCTGGACCCTCGCGAGGGGGCGTGGCGGCCCATCGCCGGCATGAGCACGCGCCGCTCGTCGGTGGGCGTGGCCGTGCTCGAGGGCAAGCTGTACGCGGTGGGCGGCTACGACGGAGCCTCGCGGCTCTGCCTCAGCTCGGTGGAGCGCTACGACCCGGCGACCGACGCGTGGGAGCCGGCGGAGGAGATGAGCGCGAGGCGGTCGGGGGCGGGCGTCGGCGTGGCGGGCGGCGCGCTGTACGCGGTCGGGGGCCACGACGGGCCCGCCGTGCGGCGCTCCGTGGAGCGGTACCGGCCCGCCGAGGGATGGAGCCCGGCGCCGCCCATGGCGCACGCTCGCCGCAACGCCGCCGTGGCGGAGCATCGCGGCCGCCTCTACGTCGTCGGCGGCGACGACGGCGCGGCCAACCTCAACACGGTCGAG GTGTTCGACCCGGCCACGGAGCAGTGGTCGATGCTGGGCAGCGCGATGACCCTGGGGCGGTCTTACGCGGGCGTGGCGGTGGTGGAACGCGGCCCCTGA
- the LOC125060837 gene encoding microsomal triacylglycerol transfer protein: MVRSTAYIVFVIVACGVSGLLEPLNFAGREIYEVETTVQLQEVTQREREVGYKVKAVLSVEETWHADDERLLRFELSEPRLLIRGANAREDFLPHDSVWDSYPHSEFYAHFKDGLVLNVYLDSNELFDVLNYKRSLISQFQLQTSKSAGIETDASGVCRVAYESPDGNTVRKIKSECEGEWGESRRVARYTLKDGRLEAVHAEEVHEARLAAGGGLKARAWLRLSHRATAEAAPLAVDRAEALAAVPSRLASLPLRAPSPDPAGSVDSSQSEESQSTEWEPDEAERGGDASQAWRAMRAREALCGETRARLGALLERVDRGRLPAALRVLGSCGTRASHAAASDLLRLREPSSPLASLAPHYYAALALAPNPHESVVESLLASSSWPRAGAEERDADVAAAALAALGAVARTLRRREPESRLAAAAAERLTSALAECRDERCRVAHLRALANSAPSGASEALLSWAERGTDGEALAALDGLDALSADGALSPHASRRLRVLIASGRPLVVRASALDVVLRAAADAPFTLLSLVNTLTYQAEGELVRVLWQRLVALGESTAMFRAALPPTLRMRALFAPATSVALRRSLPPPVAAPAAAVALDSLQVARGGALRRGVVRLRGPDGDPLVVDLVATGLEELAGGAGDGEPTAASLALSAGGARLPPVSLFDGRAELAAHVWAGTASAPTPALRAILPLASRTRALRLLDGVALRGRLEALAAVALDAHAQVSVWSRSARGGVEARGGVAARASLRAQAAWGELDAVAELELEPRLRIAADLDFYDGVALCVRVRVPAAPQTLRATLRSRLGASRRRVRRVSERRWGAEGRTLSLGPELDAACRSLGSAED; the protein is encoded by the exons ATGGTTAGGTCAACAGCGTACATAGTGTTCGTGATTGTAGCATGCGGCGTCTCGGGACTACTGGAGCCGCTGAACTTCGCCGGGCGCGAGATATACGAAGTAGAGACGACTGTTCAGCTGCAGGAAGTGACCCAACGCGAGCGTGAAGTGGGTTACAAGGTGAAGGCGGTTTTGAGCGTGGAAGAAACCTGGCACGCCGATGACGAGCGGCTGTTGCGCTTCGAGTTGTCGGAGCCACGATTGCTAATTCGCGGTGCGAACGCCCGTGAAGACTTTCTGCCACACGATTCTGTCTGGGACTCCTATCCCCACTCCGAATTCTATGCGCATTTTAAAGATGGATTAGTGCTGAATGTTTACCTGGATTCCAATGAGCTGTTTGATGTCCTCAACTACAAGCGTTCTCTTATTAGCCAATTTCAG CTTCAGACCTCCAAGAGCGCAGGCATCGAGACGGACGCGTCGGGAGTCTGTCGAGTGGCCTACGAGTCCCCAGACGGGAATACCGTTCGAAAGATAAAG AGCGAGTGCGAAGGCGAGTGGGGCGAGTCGAGGCGCGTAGCGCGCTACACGCTGAAGGATGGACGCCTCGAAGCCGTGCACGCCGAGGAGGTGCACGAGGCGCGGCTGGCGGCGGGAGGAGGGCTCAAGGCGCGCGCCTGGCTGCGGCTGTCGCACCGGGCCACTGCGGAAGCCGCGCCACTCGCCGTCGATCGAGCCGAAGCCCTCGCGGCCGTGCCCTCGCGCCTCGCCTCTCTGCCCCTGCGGGCCCCCTCGCCTGACCCCGCGGGCTCCGTCGATTCCTCG CAGTCGGAGGAGTCGCAGTCGACGGAGTGGGAGCCGGACGAGGCCGAGCGAGGCGGCGACGCCTCGCAGGCCTGGCGGGCGATGCGCGCCCGGGAGGCGCTCTGCGGCGAGACGCGAGCCCGCCTCGGTGCTCTGCTGGAGCGCGTAGACCGGGGGCGTCTCCCGGCGGCTCTGCGGGTGCTCGGATCGTGCGGCACGAGGGCCTCGCACGCCGCCGCGTCTGACCTGCTGCGACTCCGCGAGCCGTCGTCGCCGCTCGCCTCGCTGGCGCCGCACTACTACGCGGCCCTCGCGCTCGCCCCGAACCCGCAC GAGAGCGTCGTCGAGAGTCTTCTCGCCTCCAGTTCCTGGCCCCGTGCCGGCGCCGAGGAGCGCGACGCCGACGTCGCGGCCGCCGCGCTCGCCGCTCTCGGCGCGGTCGCTCGGACGCTGCGACGACGCGAACCCGAGTCGCGACTCGCGGCCGCCGCCGCGGAGAGGCTCACCTCCGCCCTCGCCGAGTGCCGAGACGAGCGATGCCGCGTCGCCCACCTGCGCGCCCTCGCCAACTCCGCGCCGAGCGGCGCCTCCGAGGCGCTCCTGTCGTGGGCGGAGCGGGGCACCGACGGCGAAGCGCTGGCGGCGCTGGACGGCCTGGACGCGCTGAGTGCGGACGGCGCGCTTTCGCCGCACGCGTCGCGTCGGCTGCGAGTGCTGATCGCGTCGGGGAGGCCCCTGGTGGTGCGGGCCTCCGCGCTGGACGTGGTGCTGCGGGCCGCCGCCGATGCGCCTTTCACTCTGCTGTCGCTCGTCAACACGCTGACGTACCAG GCGGAGGGTGAGCTGGTGCGCGTGCTGTGGCAGCGGCTGGTGGCGCTCGGCGAGAGCACCGCGATGTTCCGCGCCGCGCTCCCTCCCACTCTGAGGATGCGAGCGCTCTTCGCTCCCGCCACGTCCGTCGCCCTCCGACGGAGTCTGCCGCCGCCGGTAGCCGCGCCCGCCGCGGCGGTCGCCCTGGACTCGCTGCAGGTCGCCCGCGGCGGGGCCCTGCGGCGAGGCGTCGTGCGGCTGCGGGGCCCCGACGGAGACCCGCTCGTCGTCGACCTCGTCGCGACCGGTCTCGAGGAGCTCGCGGGCGGCGCCGGCGACGGCGAGCCGACGGCGGCCTCGCTGGCTCTGTCGGCGGGCGGCGCGCGTCTGCCGCCCGTCTCGCTGTTCGACGGGCGCGCCGAGCTGGCGGCGCACGTGTGGGCGGGCACGGCGAGCGCGCCGACGCCGGCCCTCCGCGCGATTTTGCCGCTGGCTTCGAGGACGCGAGCGCTGCGCCTCCTCGACGGCGTCGCCCTCCGCGGCCGGCTGGAGGCGCTCGCGGCGGTCGCCCTCGATGCGCACGCGCAGGTGTCGGTGTGGTCGCGCAGCGCGCGCGGCGGAGTGGAGGCTCGCGGCGGGGTGGCGGCGCGCGCGTCTCTGAGGGCGCAGGCGGCGTGGGGCGAGCTCGACGCCGTCGCCGAACTGGAGCTCGAGCCGCGGCTGCGCATCGCCGCCGATCTGGACTTCTACGACGGCGTGGCGCTCTGTGTGCGCGTGCGCGTGCCGGCCGCTCCTCAGACGCTGCGAGCGACGCTGCGGTCTCGTCTGGGGGCGTCGCGGCGGCGCGTGCGGCGCGTCAGCGAGCGGCGTTGGGGCGCCGAGGGCCGCACTCTGTCGCTGGGCCCGGAGCTGGACGCCGCTTGCCGCTCGCTCGGCTCGGCCGAGGACTAG